From a single Stackebrandtia endophytica genomic region:
- a CDS encoding NUDIX hydrolase has protein sequence MITETVRVAVDMAVFTVRDNRLWILMIRRGKTPYEGMLALPGGFLEPGEDLDQAAYRELTEETSVLPEHMHLEQFHSYGSPGRDPRGRVVAVAYFALIPTPPTTEAGGDAAEVEWTPVDDLLRADADIAFDHRRIVADAVERVQAKLEHTTVATRFCGEIFTISQLRQVYEAVWDRSLDPANFYRKVTKIADFVVSTGQTTSIGGGRPAGLYRAGDARTLEPPMYRPR, from the coding sequence ATGATCACCGAGACGGTTCGCGTCGCCGTAGACATGGCGGTATTCACTGTCCGAGACAATCGCTTGTGGATATTGATGATCCGACGTGGCAAGACACCGTATGAGGGCATGCTCGCGTTGCCCGGTGGATTCCTGGAACCCGGCGAGGACCTGGACCAGGCCGCCTACCGGGAGTTGACCGAGGAGACCTCGGTGCTGCCCGAGCACATGCACCTCGAACAGTTCCACAGTTACGGGTCTCCGGGTCGTGATCCCCGTGGGCGGGTCGTGGCGGTGGCGTACTTCGCGTTGATTCCCACCCCACCGACGACGGAGGCCGGTGGGGACGCCGCCGAGGTCGAATGGACCCCCGTCGACGACCTGCTGCGAGCGGACGCCGACATCGCGTTCGACCACCGCCGTATCGTCGCCGACGCCGTCGAGCGGGTCCAAGCGAAGCTGGAGCACACCACCGTGGCGACGAGGTTTTGCGGCGAGATCTTCACGATCTCGCAACTGCGCCAGGTGTATGAGGCGGTGTGGGACCGCAGCCTGGACCCGGCGAACTTCTACCGAAAGGTGACCAAGATAGCGGATTTCGTGGTGTCGACGGGCCAGACCACCTCGATCGGCGGCGGTCGCCCGGCGGGGTTGTATCGCGCTGGCGACGCCCGAACGCTTGAGCCCCCGATGTATCGGCCCCGATAG
- a CDS encoding phosphorylase has protein sequence MDTQPTGTVVLCAALNVEYIALREQLDRPTTRQSERGSIYEIADHTGPSGDWTVILTLTDRDNTPAAVQTERAIARFQPDVVLMVGIAGGRRDSQHGDVIAATEIYQYESGMDTDHGYRPRIKTFRSSHQLVQHANLVARENLWHQRIATGATPRAFVRPLAAGTKVVAGNHSATAELIDNHCGDAQGIEMEGYGVLAGVYPNPGVEALVIRGVSDLLGDKSKRRDQTRQPTAAHHAACFAFALLDQLPPPQTSRRTEPEDAKPSTTNTFIGAQGHGATANIGVMGDNGHGVININHGP, from the coding sequence ATGGACACGCAACCAACGGGGACGGTAGTACTCTGCGCCGCGCTCAATGTCGAATACATCGCGCTTCGCGAACAACTCGACCGGCCGACGACGCGGCAATCCGAGCGCGGCTCGATCTACGAGATCGCCGATCACACCGGGCCCTCCGGCGATTGGACGGTGATATTGACCCTCACCGATCGCGACAACACACCGGCCGCCGTACAGACCGAGCGGGCCATCGCCCGCTTCCAACCCGACGTCGTCCTAATGGTCGGCATTGCCGGCGGACGACGGGACTCGCAGCACGGCGATGTCATCGCCGCCACCGAGATTTACCAGTATGAGTCCGGAATGGACACCGATCACGGCTATCGGCCTCGCATAAAGACGTTCCGTTCGTCCCACCAACTGGTGCAACATGCCAACCTCGTGGCCAGAGAGAACCTGTGGCACCAACGGATCGCGACCGGTGCGACACCGCGGGCGTTCGTCCGCCCCCTGGCGGCGGGCACCAAGGTCGTCGCCGGAAACCACTCCGCGACCGCCGAGCTCATCGACAACCACTGTGGAGACGCCCAGGGGATCGAGATGGAGGGCTATGGCGTCCTCGCCGGCGTCTACCCCAACCCGGGCGTGGAGGCGCTGGTCATTCGCGGTGTTTCCGATCTTCTGGGAGACAAGAGCAAACGGCGGGATCAGACCCGACAACCGACGGCCGCCCATCATGCCGCCTGCTTCGCCTTCGCGTTGCTGGACCAACTCCCTCCCCCGCAGACTTCGCGCCGTACGGAACCCGAGGATGCAAAACCGAGCACGACGAACACATTCATCGGCGCCCAAGGCCACGGCGCCACCGCCAACATCGGCGTCATGGGGGACAACGGTCACGGCGTCATCAACATCAATCACGGCCCTTGA
- a CDS encoding SMI1/KNR4 family protein, whose amino-acid sequence MSSEGQAEQLLRLLWGAPEPGRRGPKPRMSVAQIVAAGITVADRDGLDAVSMQRVAAEVGRTTMSVYTYVPNKDILLDLMMDAAVGAVPELVGDTWRDRVEDWVGHVSRLFRRRPWVLLVSVHSPPMGPNQLAWFDSLIGAVADSGAEPVETFAVAQYLLGAVREWSRLHNAQVGRRETDYAEVLEKLADPERFPALSRLVADGGVTRADPLMLGLRRLLDGVEARLPGRDLSGDWNTFRIIGVHLSVPGERRYGRESITMWIELITQVCPQATFAAGATDVDLDVIEGRLGQFIPTELRDLLRETDGVRDRHGVDVVWSVDRILRDNEDFRGNESFAELYMPLGPLMFFGDLASGDQCAFVRQPERPDVFVWNHETDDRRWAADDLADYLTRCLSRSDVAVRSAVRA is encoded by the coding sequence ATGTCGAGCGAAGGTCAGGCCGAACAACTGCTCAGGTTGCTATGGGGCGCGCCCGAACCGGGGCGGCGCGGCCCGAAGCCTCGGATGAGCGTGGCGCAGATCGTCGCCGCCGGCATCACGGTCGCCGATCGCGACGGCCTCGACGCGGTGTCCATGCAGCGGGTCGCCGCGGAGGTCGGGCGTACCACCATGTCGGTGTACACCTATGTGCCCAATAAGGACATTCTGCTCGACCTCATGATGGACGCCGCCGTCGGAGCGGTCCCCGAGTTGGTCGGCGACACCTGGCGTGACCGCGTCGAGGACTGGGTGGGGCACGTCAGCCGACTGTTCCGTCGCCGCCCCTGGGTCCTGCTGGTGTCGGTCCACAGTCCGCCGATGGGGCCGAACCAATTGGCCTGGTTCGATTCCCTGATCGGGGCGGTCGCGGACTCCGGAGCCGAACCCGTCGAGACCTTCGCGGTCGCGCAGTACCTGCTGGGCGCGGTGCGCGAATGGTCCAGGCTGCACAACGCGCAGGTCGGCCGACGGGAGACCGATTACGCCGAGGTGCTGGAGAAGCTGGCCGATCCGGAACGATTCCCGGCACTGAGCCGACTGGTGGCCGACGGTGGTGTCACGCGGGCCGACCCGTTGATGCTGGGGCTGCGGCGCCTCCTGGACGGTGTCGAGGCCAGGTTGCCCGGTCGGGATTTATCCGGCGACTGGAATACCTTTCGTATTATCGGCGTGCATCTATCTGTGCCGGGGGAACGGCGATACGGACGGGAGTCGATAACCATGTGGATCGAACTGATCACACAAGTCTGTCCACAGGCAACCTTTGCGGCGGGGGCGACCGACGTCGACCTCGATGTCATCGAGGGCCGGCTCGGCCAGTTCATTCCCACCGAGCTTCGCGACCTGCTGCGAGAGACCGACGGAGTGCGCGACAGGCATGGAGTCGACGTCGTCTGGTCGGTTGATCGGATTCTGCGCGACAACGAGGATTTCCGCGGCAACGAGAGTTTCGCCGAGCTGTACATGCCGTTGGGGCCGCTGATGTTCTTCGGGGACTTGGCTTCGGGCGACCAATGCGCCTTCGTTCGGCAGCCCGAGCGGCCCGACGTGTTCGTCTGGAATCACGAAACCGATGACCGTCGCTGGGCCGCCGACGACTTGGCCGACTACCTGACGAGGTGCCTCAGCCGTTCCGACGTGGCGGTGCGATCGGCGGTGCGGGCGTAA
- a CDS encoding DUF2306 domain-containing protein: MTTMRVTTSTAPGKPPAHPRWWKRPWMVPLGLVAGIFLVFSVPRYLTLDPTLSRVPLEDSSPVLYPFVVGHVVFGAIAMITCCLQVWPWLRQAHPGIHRISGRIYVIAGVIPSGILALGMGFIGAFGPMVQTSNVMLSLLWLGFTFAGLRAARQRRYRQHRRWMIRSFALTMSIVINRVIGVPIGIWLFTQVDTMFDGNMDLAMMAVSGVVGWSSWTIALIAAELWLERQTPRGSRSA; this comes from the coding sequence ATGACCACCATGCGTGTCACGACATCGACCGCCCCCGGAAAACCGCCCGCCCACCCGCGCTGGTGGAAACGCCCCTGGATGGTTCCGTTGGGACTGGTCGCGGGGATCTTCCTCGTCTTCTCGGTGCCGCGTTACCTGACGCTCGACCCGACACTGTCGCGAGTCCCTTTGGAGGACAGCTCCCCCGTCCTCTACCCGTTCGTGGTCGGGCACGTGGTGTTCGGGGCGATCGCGATGATCACCTGCTGCCTGCAGGTCTGGCCGTGGTTGCGTCAGGCCCACCCCGGAATCCACCGGATCTCGGGGCGCATCTATGTCATCGCCGGAGTGATACCGAGCGGCATTCTGGCGCTCGGTATGGGATTCATCGGCGCGTTCGGTCCGATGGTGCAGACCAGCAACGTCATGCTGTCGCTGCTGTGGCTCGGCTTCACCTTCGCCGGACTGCGCGCCGCACGACAACGGCGATACCGACAGCACCGTCGCTGGATGATCCGCAGCTTCGCGTTGACCATGTCGATCGTCATCAACCGCGTCATCGGTGTGCCCATCGGCATCTGGCTGTTCACCCAGGTGGACACCATGTTCGACGGCAACATGGACCTGGCCATGATGGCCGTGTCGGGTGTGGTCGGTTGGAGCAGTTGGACCATCGCGCTCATCGCCGCCGAGCTGTGGCTGGAGCGGCAGACCCCGCGCGGCAGCCGGTCCGCATAG
- a CDS encoding DNA recombination protein RmuC, whose product MAYVLIALLCLAAGAVAGWYAARSRMAAETATMTARWEAARENEARLEQSLRALNADAASRSKEALGEMLSPLRESLHRYEQQVGELERHRLSAYSELRTQVAQASQTSEALRDQTSQLVSALRAPQVRGRWGEHQLRRIVEAAGMLEHCDFNEQLTATSEGRQLRPDLVVHLAGGKQVVVDSKAPFSAYLDAMECRDEAARNAQLDLHAKHLRGHVDQLSKKEYWRAFESTPEFVVLFVPADAFLDAALARDATLMEHAFARDIVLATPATLVAMLRTIAYVWRQEALAAGAAKVHSLGKEMYGRLATMGGHLSKLGTSLSGAVTAYNSTIGSLESRVMVTARKFAELGVSGDDLPAADQIEVTARQLQHEALRAAAEDSIVSLPDRRSG is encoded by the coding sequence ATGGCCTATGTGCTCATCGCTCTACTGTGTCTCGCCGCCGGTGCCGTCGCGGGGTGGTACGCCGCCCGGTCCCGGATGGCCGCCGAAACCGCCACCATGACGGCCCGCTGGGAGGCCGCCCGCGAGAACGAGGCACGACTGGAACAGTCGCTGCGCGCCCTCAACGCCGATGCCGCGTCCCGCTCCAAGGAGGCCCTGGGCGAGATGTTGAGCCCACTGCGCGAATCCCTACACCGCTATGAACAGCAGGTCGGTGAGCTGGAACGGCACCGGCTGTCGGCCTACTCGGAACTGCGCACCCAGGTGGCGCAGGCCTCCCAGACCAGTGAGGCCCTTCGCGATCAGACCAGCCAACTGGTATCGGCGCTGCGCGCCCCACAGGTTCGCGGCCGGTGGGGGGAACACCAGCTGCGTCGGATCGTGGAGGCCGCCGGAATGCTGGAACACTGCGACTTCAACGAACAGCTGACCGCCACCTCGGAGGGACGGCAGTTGCGGCCCGACCTGGTGGTTCACCTCGCGGGTGGCAAGCAGGTCGTCGTCGACTCCAAAGCGCCCTTCTCGGCGTACCTGGACGCGATGGAATGCCGAGACGAGGCCGCCCGCAACGCCCAGCTGGACCTTCACGCCAAGCACCTGCGCGGCCACGTCGACCAACTGTCCAAGAAGGAGTACTGGCGGGCGTTCGAGTCCACACCGGAGTTCGTGGTCCTGTTCGTCCCCGCCGACGCGTTCCTCGACGCCGCGCTCGCCCGCGACGCCACCTTGATGGAGCACGCGTTCGCTCGCGACATCGTACTGGCCACCCCGGCGACGCTGGTGGCGATGCTGCGCACCATCGCCTACGTCTGGCGACAGGAGGCCCTGGCCGCCGGCGCCGCGAAGGTTCACTCCCTCGGCAAGGAGATGTACGGACGACTAGCCACCATGGGCGGACATCTGTCCAAATTGGGCACATCGTTGTCCGGAGCGGTCACCGCCTACAACTCCACCATCGGTTCGCTGGAGTCACGGGTCATGGTGACGGCACGGAAGTTCGCCGAACTCGGCGTCAGCGGCGACGACCTTCCCGCCGCCGATCAGATCGAGGTCACCGCACGACAGTTGCAGCACGAGGCGCTGCGTGCCGCCGCCGAGGACTCCATCGTCTCGCTGCCCGACCGCCGATCCGGGTGA
- a CDS encoding 4-hydroxy-3-methylbut-2-enyl diphosphate reductase, which produces MSERAKRVLLAKPRGYCAGVDRAVVTVEKALELYGPPVYVRKQIVHNKHVVSTLESQGAIFVEENDEVPPGSIVVFSAHGVAPQVHAEAEERGLKAIDATCPLVTKVHAEARRFASADYDILLIGHDGHEEVIGTTGEAPDHIKLVDGAADVERVEVRDPEKVVWLSQTTLSVDETMDTVAALKQKFPLLQAPPSDDICYATQNRQQVVKEIAAECELVLVVGSTNSSNSVRLVEVALQAGADASYLVDYATEIEDGWLDGVTSIGVTSGASVPDELVLGVLERLAKDGFTEVTEIESVKEKLTFSLPRELVKDMRAAAAGA; this is translated from the coding sequence ATGTCTGAGCGCGCGAAGCGAGTCCTGTTGGCCAAACCACGTGGTTACTGCGCCGGAGTTGACCGTGCCGTCGTCACCGTGGAGAAGGCGTTGGAGCTGTACGGTCCGCCGGTTTACGTGCGTAAACAGATCGTGCACAACAAGCATGTCGTCTCGACGCTGGAGTCGCAGGGCGCGATCTTCGTCGAGGAGAACGACGAGGTCCCACCGGGATCGATCGTGGTGTTCTCCGCCCACGGCGTGGCCCCGCAGGTGCACGCCGAGGCTGAGGAACGCGGGCTGAAGGCCATCGACGCGACCTGCCCGTTGGTCACCAAGGTGCACGCCGAGGCACGTCGGTTCGCCTCGGCCGATTACGACATCCTGCTGATCGGACACGATGGCCACGAGGAGGTCATCGGCACCACCGGTGAGGCTCCCGACCACATCAAACTGGTCGACGGCGCCGCTGACGTGGAACGGGTCGAGGTCCGTGACCCGGAGAAGGTCGTGTGGTTGTCGCAGACGACGCTGTCGGTCGACGAGACCATGGACACCGTCGCGGCGTTGAAACAGAAGTTCCCGCTGTTGCAGGCGCCGCCCAGCGACGACATCTGCTACGCGACGCAGAACCGCCAGCAGGTGGTCAAGGAGATCGCTGCCGAGTGTGAGTTGGTGCTGGTGGTCGGTTCGACGAACTCGTCGAACTCGGTTCGGCTGGTCGAGGTGGCGCTGCAGGCCGGTGCCGACGCCAGCTACCTGGTCGACTACGCCACCGAGATCGAGGACGGCTGGTTGGACGGCGTCACCAGCATCGGAGTGACCTCCGGTGCCTCGGTTCCCGACGAACTGGTGTTGGGCGTCCTGGAGCGGCTGGCCAAGGACGGCTTCACCGAGGTCACCGAGATCGAGTCGGTCAAGGAGAAGTTGACCTTCTCGTTGCCGCGTGAGCTGGTCAAGGACATGAGGGCCGCCGCCGCGGGGGCGTAA
- the xseA gene encoding exodeoxyribonuclease VII large subunit, which yields MQAENQRSSPETPWPVRVVSQKIGDWIARLGTVWAEGQVTQISRRPGAAYVFLTLRDPAAEVSVSVVTTRAIVEACEPPLSEGARVVVQAKPDWYAGRGTLSLRASQIRQVGLGELLARLERLKKQLSAEGLFAPERKRRLPFLPHRIGLITGRNSAAMRDVLENATARLPSATFEVREVPVQGATAVPRVLEALAELDADPNVDVIILARGGGSVEDLLPFSDETLCRAVFACRTPVVSAIGHEPDSPLVDHVADVRCSTPTDAGKRVVPDFSEEQQRLLQARHRLRQSLRQKLDRESQGLAAMRSRPCLANPATMVESRQEDVDHQRQRMRRALTATLDRAGRDNHHLRSQLRALSPQATLDRGYAIVQRDDQAVVWSAAEVNPRDSLRVRLAAGELTATVDEVRPADPSTITSHEAAKE from the coding sequence CTGCAGGCGGAGAACCAGCGCAGCAGCCCGGAGACGCCGTGGCCGGTCCGGGTCGTCAGCCAGAAGATCGGCGACTGGATCGCCCGATTGGGGACGGTGTGGGCCGAGGGACAGGTTACCCAGATCAGTCGCCGCCCCGGCGCGGCGTACGTATTCCTCACCCTGCGCGACCCGGCCGCCGAAGTCAGTGTGAGCGTGGTGACCACCCGCGCGATCGTGGAGGCGTGCGAGCCACCGCTGAGCGAGGGCGCCCGCGTGGTGGTGCAGGCGAAACCCGACTGGTACGCCGGGCGTGGCACCCTATCGCTGCGCGCCAGCCAGATTCGACAGGTCGGGTTGGGCGAACTGTTGGCACGCCTGGAACGGCTGAAGAAACAACTGTCGGCCGAAGGACTGTTCGCCCCCGAACGCAAACGACGCCTGCCGTTCCTCCCCCACCGCATCGGCCTGATCACCGGACGGAACTCCGCCGCCATGCGGGACGTACTGGAGAACGCGACGGCACGGTTGCCGTCGGCGACGTTCGAGGTGCGGGAGGTCCCGGTCCAGGGCGCCACCGCGGTCCCTCGCGTCCTGGAGGCACTCGCCGAGCTCGACGCCGACCCGAACGTGGACGTCATCATCCTCGCCCGAGGCGGCGGCAGCGTCGAGGACCTGCTGCCGTTCTCCGACGAGACGCTGTGCCGCGCCGTGTTCGCCTGCCGCACCCCGGTGGTGTCGGCCATCGGGCACGAACCGGACAGTCCGCTGGTCGACCATGTCGCCGACGTGCGGTGCTCCACTCCCACCGACGCGGGAAAACGTGTCGTCCCCGACTTCTCCGAGGAGCAGCAGCGGCTGCTTCAGGCCCGACACCGGCTGCGGCAGTCGTTGCGGCAGAAACTCGATCGGGAGTCGCAGGGTTTGGCGGCCATGCGGTCCCGGCCGTGCCTGGCCAATCCGGCGACGATGGTGGAGTCACGGCAGGAGGACGTCGATCATCAACGGCAGCGCATGCGGCGCGCACTGACCGCGACCCTCGACCGGGCCGGGCGCGACAATCACCATCTGCGGTCACAGCTGCGAGCGTTGTCGCCGCAGGCGACCCTCGACCGGGGTTACGCGATCGTGCAACGCGACGACCAGGCGGTGGTGTGGTCGGCGGCCGAGGTGAACCCGCGTGACAGTCTGCGGGTTCGGCTGGCCGCCGGTGAACTGACCGCCACCGTCGATGAGGTCCGTCCCGCCGATCCGTCCACCATCACGTCCCATGAAGCAGCGAAGGAATGA
- a CDS encoding exodeoxyribonuclease VII small subunit: MSDETLDYEQARAELVSVVEKLEVGGASLEESLALWERGEKLADLCQAKLDGVRERLAEVEASEAQ, from the coding sequence ATGTCCGACGAGACGCTGGATTACGAACAGGCACGCGCCGAACTGGTGTCAGTGGTGGAGAAGCTGGAGGTCGGCGGCGCCAGCCTCGAGGAATCGCTCGCACTGTGGGAGCGTGGCGAGAAACTCGCCGACCTGTGTCAGGCCAAACTGGACGGTGTCCGCGAACGGCTGGCCGAGGTCGAGGCGTCCGAAGCACAGTGA
- a CDS encoding peptidoglycan recognition protein family protein, whose amino-acid sequence MLPPNYSMSRRNLIRGTVVAGAAAGTTMLIGIGSAEAEVSEPSIHSAADWGARPPSSPSQIMNTRPQYIVVHHTASSNNVGDTQADAYSIARAIQGWHMDENDWNDSGQQFTISRGGHVLEGRQGSLDRIRTGSSFVRGIHAGSPANAESIGIENEGTYTSVQPPEALYDSLVDFCAYICKQYGIPASQIFGHRDFMATQCPGDQLYARLPQLRADVAALLGEDPAPPVEWPVVKRGTVGERTRSVQFLLSEHGIDTVADGDFGPTTETNVRQFQSTKGLVDDGIVGPKTWPELIVAVSVGAKGEAVKAVQRQLNHTHGIATVVDGDFGPGTDTSVKTFQQRRSLVVDGQVGPITWKELVG is encoded by the coding sequence ATGCTCCCTCCCAACTATTCGATGTCACGTCGCAACCTGATCCGCGGTACCGTCGTCGCCGGCGCCGCCGCCGGAACCACGATGTTGATCGGTATCGGCTCGGCCGAGGCCGAGGTCTCCGAACCGTCCATCCACAGTGCTGCCGACTGGGGAGCGCGACCGCCGTCCTCCCCGTCACAGATCATGAACACCCGGCCGCAGTACATCGTGGTGCATCACACCGCCAGTTCCAACAACGTCGGTGACACCCAGGCCGACGCGTACTCGATCGCGCGCGCCATCCAGGGATGGCACATGGACGAGAACGACTGGAACGACTCCGGACAGCAGTTCACCATCAGTCGCGGTGGTCACGTTCTGGAAGGCCGACAGGGCAGCCTCGACCGGATCAGGACCGGGTCGTCGTTCGTTCGCGGCATTCACGCCGGTAGCCCCGCCAACGCCGAGTCCATCGGTATCGAGAACGAGGGCACCTACACCTCGGTTCAGCCGCCCGAGGCGCTTTACGACAGCCTCGTCGACTTCTGCGCCTACATCTGTAAGCAGTACGGAATTCCCGCCTCCCAGATCTTCGGACACCGGGACTTCATGGCCACCCAGTGCCCGGGCGACCAGTTGTACGCGCGTCTTCCGCAGCTGCGCGCCGACGTCGCCGCGCTGCTCGGTGAGGATCCGGCGCCGCCCGTCGAGTGGCCGGTGGTCAAGCGCGGCACCGTCGGTGAACGCACCCGCTCGGTGCAGTTCCTGTTGAGCGAGCACGGGATCGACACCGTCGCCGACGGCGACTTCGGACCGACCACCGAAACCAACGTGCGTCAATTCCAGAGCACCAAGGGGCTGGTCGACGACGGCATCGTGGGCCCGAAGACCTGGCCCGAGCTGATCGTGGCGGTCTCCGTGGGTGCCAAGGGCGAGGCCGTCAAGGCGGTCCAACGGCAGTTGAACCACACGCACGGCATCGCAACCGTCGTCGACGGCGACTTCGGACCCGGCACCGATACCAGCGTGAAGACGTTCCAGCAGCGCCGTTCACTGGTCGTGGACGGCCAGGTTGGACCGATCACCTGGAAGGAATTGGTCGGCTGA
- a CDS encoding acyltransferase family protein encodes MRSLNYTDYRRTRRFAALDGLRAVTVVSLVGLHYGFGDFNWLIGKGKITVFFVLSGFVITLLLLRDEEKHGRIRLRDFFIRRQFRLLPVFWAVVAITVVCRYGIPQTGPGDGSWHELAQMLPYYLTFTHEWGPGGTDITTLVHSWTLAYEQKFYLAWPLAFWALTRWLPRWRLLATIVLTAATLGLIPVFDERFTQYFALMLGCVLALLCHERSAWRFIQPFTHPVVATMIAVAFIPVHIYIGQAVRYPHDPVLVWYALAVAVLIIAVLHTGPTQWLLTRRPLLFIGERGYAMYLIHGLAGQAVIALTPHWAPGGLKRYAIIVLMTLIFADMLYRYVELPSAALGRRFIGWLNTRNAPTSPDVAIPAMQAHQREPEHRPPPAAAVDTVR; translated from the coding sequence ATGCGAAGTCTGAACTACACCGACTATCGCCGAACCCGACGGTTCGCGGCCCTGGACGGACTCCGCGCCGTCACCGTGGTGTCCCTGGTCGGCCTGCACTACGGATTCGGTGACTTCAACTGGCTCATCGGCAAGGGAAAGATCACCGTCTTCTTCGTCCTGTCGGGCTTCGTGATCACACTGCTGCTGTTGCGCGACGAGGAGAAACACGGACGCATCCGGCTGCGCGACTTCTTCATCCGACGTCAGTTCCGGCTGCTGCCGGTGTTCTGGGCCGTCGTCGCCATCACCGTCGTGTGCCGCTACGGGATTCCGCAGACCGGCCCCGGAGACGGCAGCTGGCACGAACTGGCGCAGATGCTGCCCTACTATCTGACGTTCACCCACGAGTGGGGGCCCGGCGGCACCGACATCACCACGCTGGTGCACTCCTGGACCCTCGCCTATGAACAGAAGTTCTACCTGGCCTGGCCGCTGGCGTTCTGGGCGCTGACCCGCTGGCTGCCCCGGTGGCGGCTGCTCGCCACGATCGTGCTGACCGCCGCGACCCTCGGCTTGATTCCAGTGTTCGACGAGCGGTTCACCCAGTACTTCGCGCTCATGCTGGGCTGCGTACTGGCTCTACTGTGTCATGAACGTTCCGCGTGGCGGTTCATCCAGCCGTTCACGCATCCGGTGGTCGCCACGATGATCGCGGTGGCGTTCATCCCGGTGCACATCTACATCGGACAGGCGGTGCGGTATCCACACGACCCGGTACTGGTCTGGTACGCACTGGCGGTGGCGGTGTTGATCATCGCGGTCCTGCACACCGGTCCGACACAGTGGCTACTGACCCGACGCCCGCTGCTGTTCATCGGGGAACGCGGCTACGCGATGTACCTGATTCACGGGCTCGCCGGGCAGGCGGTGATCGCGTTGACCCCGCACTGGGCGCCCGGCGGACTGAAACGCTACGCCATCATCGTGCTGATGACCCTGATCTTCGCCGACATGCTGTACCGCTACGTGGAACTGCCCTCGGCGGCGTTGGGTCGACGCTTCATCGGCTGGCTCAACACCCGAAACGCACCGACGTCACCGGATGTGGCGATTCCCGCCATGCAAGCACACCAACGGGAACCGGAGCATCGACCGCCGCCGGCAGCGGCGGTCGATACGGTCCGTTAG